The genomic region TCGCCTCCCGTATGGGGGAGGGCGATGCGGCGCAGATGTTGGGCGATGGCGATTGGGTGGTTCGCTTCGAGGCGGCGCAGCGGGCGCCGGTTTCGGCCCTGACCGCACTGCTGCACGATCCCGAACTTGAGGTTCGGGAGGTGGCGCGCAGTCGGCTTGATGGGGGGCTGGATTGATTTTGTTGGTTTTTGCGTTATATCGATTTGAATATAGCGCTTAGGTTTCGGGTGGATTCCACCCCCGTACCACCGCTTCGGCGGTTTTCGTAGCGCCGACCGTTATGATCTGGCGCATATAACGAGGAGGTCGTGATGAACCAACCCAAGGCCGCCGGTCGCATTTGGCTCGATCAAGCGGGGCAGGGGTATGCCGGTTCGGGACGGATCGACCTGCTTGAGGCGATCGAGCGGGAGGGCTCGATTTCGGCGGCGGCCCGCGCTTTGGGCATGAGCTACAAGGGGGCCTGGGATGCCATCGACGCGATGAACAACCTCGCCCCCAATCCGTTGGTGGCGCGCAGCGTCGGAGGCAAACACGGCGGCGGCACCCGGATCACCGCCGAGGGCAGACGGTTGATCGAGGTCTTCCGGGTCTTGGAGAAGGAGCACGAAACCTTTGTCGCCCGGCTCGGTGCCGTGCTCCACGCCCCCGATGCGGGGCAGGTGTTGGGTTTGATGCGAAGGGTTCAGGTCATGCGAACGTCGGCACGCAATCAATGGTTGGGAACGGTGGAGCGGATCGACGAAGGGCCGGTAAGCGCTCTGGTCACGGTGCGGCTCAAGGGGGAAGACCGGATTCAGGCCACCGTCACCCGGGAATCGGCCCATGAGTTGGGCTTACAGCCGGGGGTCGAAGTGGTGGCGCTGCTCAAAGCCCCCTTCGTCATGCTCGCAGCCGCCGACGCCACCACCCCCAAGGTCAGCGCCGCCAACGGGTTGCGCGGCGTCGTCAGCCGGGTGGTGCCGGGGGCGGTCAACGTCGAGGTCACCCTGAATCTGGACGGGGGCAACACCCTGGTTTCGGTGGTCACCCGCGACGGCCTGGCCGCCACCGGACTCAAGGAGGGGGATCGGGCGCTGGCGCTGTTCGATCCGGGGTTTGTGATTTTGGGGTTGGGGGGCTGACCGCATAGGCATCGCGCCGAGGACGACGTTCCTACAAAACCGACGCGTTTAATTCTTGCGGTAGGAGCGCCGCCCTCGGCGCGATGCAACGAAGAACCGGTAGGAGCGCCGCCCTCGGCGCGATTCAGCGAGGAACCGGTAGGAGCGCCGCCCTCGGCGCGATGCAACGAAGAACCGGTAGGAGCGTCGCCCTCGGCGCGAGCTTTTCAAGCCTGCCGCCCTTAAGACCGGGCGATTTCTCAGGCAAAACACAAAACCCGCCAAAGCAATGAAGAGAGAGCTCATGAAACGCAGCCTTTTTCTATCCGTAACGCTTCTGCTCACCCCCGCCGCCCAGGCCGACACGGTCAATGCGGCGGTGGCGGCCAACTTCGCAGCCCCGTTTGCCGCCATCGCCTCAGCCTTTGAAAAGGCGACCGGCCACCATGTCGTCACCAGCTCCGGCTCCACCGGTAAGCTCGACGCTCAGATTCGCAACGGCGCCCCGTTCGAGATTTTTCTGGCCGCCGACAGAGAACGTCCCGACCTCTTGGTGGCCGACGGCCTGGCGGTGACCGGTACCAACGCCCCCTATGCCATCGGAAGACTCGCACTGTGGAGCCCCAACCTGCGCGTCGATTCGGCTGAGGCGCTCAAGCAACCCGGCATCCAGCACATCGCCATCGCCAACCCCAAAACCGCCCCCTACGGTGCAGCGGCGGTGCAGGCGTTGAGCAGGCCGGGGCTGCTCGAATCCCTGCAACCCAAGCTGGTCCAGGCCGAAAACATCGCTCAGACCTTGCAATTCACC from Proteobacteria bacterium CG1_02_64_396 harbors:
- a CDS encoding molybdate ABC transporter substrate-binding protein, encoding MKRELMKRSLFLSVTLLLTPAAQADTVNAAVAANFAAPFAAIASAFEKATGHHVVTSSGSTGKLDAQIRNGAPFEIFLAADRERPDLLVADGLAVTGTNAPYAIGRLALWSPNLRVDSAEALKQPGIQHIAIANPKTAPYGAAAVQALSRPGLLESLQPKLVQAENIAQTLQFTASGNAEIGFVALSQLKGPKAPAGSNWVVPADWHDPIVQSLCLLKIGQENPAARALLDFIGSAQATAIIASFGYDTPEK